The Pseudoxanthobacter soli DSM 19599 sequence GAGGAATCCGCCCGCATGGCCCGCGAGGCCGCCGACCATGCCGGCGACACCGCCGCCAAGATGCAGACCCTCTCCGCCGCCGCCGGCGACATCGGCGCCGTCGTCGATCTCATCAGCGCCATCGCCCAGCAGACCAACCTGCTCGCCCTCAACGCCACCATCGAGGCGGCGCGGGCCGGCGATGCCGGAAAGGGCTTCGCCGTGGTCGCCGCCGAGGTCAAGAGCCTCGCCGAGCAGACCGGAAAGGCCACCCAGCAGATCGCCGGCCAGATCGCCCGCATCCAGGCCTCCACCGGCGAATCCGTCGAGGCCATGGCCGCCATCA is a genomic window containing:
- a CDS encoding methyl-accepting chemotaxis protein, which codes for EESARMAREAADHAGDTAAKMQTLSAAAGDIGAVVDLISAIAQQTNLLALNATIEAARAGDAGKGFAVVAAEVKSLAEQTGKATQQIAGQIARIQASTGESVEAMAAINRRIDDINGVTTLIAAAVEQQMATTAEIAGNVQQAAIGTRQVTHNIEGVATAADESGAAAAEVLASAGELSRQSERLSHEVATFLSTIRAA